The Halotia branconii CENA392 region TAATGCAATAGAAGTCCGTAGCCAAGCTAGAAAAGTACGTTCGTTTGCTTGATGCTCACGTTGACGATCTACTTTTGGTATATTATTCATCTATCTCAGCTTCTATCGTACCCCTAACCTCAAAATCTCTTCTATTTTTTTCTCTGCGCCTCTGTCTTGAAAAGTTTCCTACGCCGGGAAACCCGGCTTCGAGGAACTTTTCGCTGCGCCTCTGCGGTTAGAAAGTAATTATAACCACACAGATAAAAAGTTAAAACGGAATATCATCTGGATCTGGTTCTTCCTCTTTGACTGGGGGGTAAGCAGTTGGTTCAAACTTGCTAGGTTGAGGATTTGTCACTGGAGGAACAACGCCAACGGCACTTGTAGCTGGGGTAGTTACTGGTGGACGTTGTGATTCGTAACTAGGAATCTCGACTGCTGGAGTAGTTTGACGAAAAGAAGTTTCTGTAAATGATGTATTTACCGAGGAATTAAGTTCAAAATTACCTCCGACAACTTGAATTTGCTGTACTGTTAATTCAGCCCGTTTTTCTTTAAAACCTTCTTGACGGTCTACAGTATTCATGCTTAAGCGTCCTGCTAAAATGACGCGATCGCCTTGATGATAGTTTTGCTGAATTTCTGTAGCTATATTTCCCCAACCGACAACTTTCAAAGTCGCTGGCGCATCATCAGACTTCTGGGAATTTTGAAACTGTACCAGCATCTCAGTGATTGCCAAATTATCGGATGTATAACGTAGTTGCGGTTCTTGAATAATTTCCGCCATTAAAACACAACTGTTCATTCAATCCTCCTAAGTAGTTAATTAGATATGTTTAACTGTTGGCATTTTTAATATTGCTGGAATCGATTATCTACCTTTACTTTTTAGCCATTCTTAGCATAAAAGCCAAGCGATCGCTCTGAATAGCACCTAAAATGCTATTCGCTGCTTCCGCCTGACTATAATGAGCATTCAATTCTGCATGAGTAGTATAATTGTACCATTAAATCCCAGAAAAAATACTTGCCACCAATTTAAATTTCAACATGAACTGGAAACACACCCAAAGCAATCAACCGCGCTGGGAAATCGCGCAAAATGGGCAAACGCAATAAAACAGGTGTTTGAAAGGTACGATTTGATTGCAGAACCGGAGCAAAAATCTGTTTTTGAATAAAAGTCTGAAATGCTTGAATAATTCGTGTCGGTAACTCCCGTTGACGCTGGACTTTTGCTAAATCACTCAGTTGCACATATCGGTTTTTCAGCGACTTACTCAAGACATTCGCCGCTACTACAGCATCTTGAATGGCGTAATTAATGCCGACTCCCCCCACTGGAGACATGATATGAGCTGCATCACCAATAAGTAACAGTCCTGGACGATACCAGCGCTGAACACGGCTGGATTCTACTGAAAGAAAGGCTATCTGCGACCAATCTTGTAAATTTTCGATGCGTTCGCTTAGTTCTGAAACAACTTCCACAATAGATTTTTTTAATTCCTCCAAACCAGCAGCCCGTAATTTTTGATAGCCACCTTTGGGAATAACGTAGGCAATTTGCCATTCGTCACCACGGTCAAGCATGGCGACAATGTGTCCAGGAGCAAAGCGTCCCATTCCTCCTTCAAATTCTTCTGGGTTTCTGGGTAGGCGAAACCAGAGAATATCCATCGGCGGCGAAGTTTCAACAGACTCAAAATCACCCAGTAGTCTTAACCTTGAGTGGCGACCATCTGCGCCTACTGTGAGTATTGCCCGAACTTCCTGCCAACCACCGCCGCCTCGATAACGCACACCTTGAGTTACACCATTTTCAATAATTAATTCTTGGACATTTGCACCCATTACCAGTTGAAAATGAGGGTATTTTTGCGCTTCTTGGGTGATAAACTCCAAAAATTTCACTTGGGGAAGCATCGTAATGTAAGGATATGGTGTTTTCAGATGACTAAAATCTGCTAGTGTTACCGTATCTTCAGGAGTTTTAACTTTAACTTGGCGCATCTTTGCATGAGGTAATTGTAGCAAGCGATCGCTTAAACCCAATTCCTCCATAATCTGCATCACCGATGGGTGAATTGTATCTCCCCGAAAGTCGCGGTCAAAGTCTTTGTGTGCTTCCAATAGCATGACAGGAATACCTTGACGTGCCAACAGCAGCGCCAAGACGGCTCCTGCTGGGCCACCACCGACAATGCAACAATCGGTAGTTTGTACGTCTACAATGTCATGAGCAGGATTAACGCTAGGCTCTTGGGAAGGATTCTCAGTTACATAGGTAGTCATAACAATACCTAAATGACAGCCCTAACATTTAGGTTAATTCGCTTTTCATGCTTGAAACTGTTTTTTTACTTTTCGTATTCAGATGAAACGTGTATCATGAGCGCTAATCTATAATTTATTTTTTGTCTCAAGCTAATGACCAACGACAATAATTAATAATCGTGGCACAAGTTATTTTAGAAAACGTTTATAAAAGTTTTCCCCCACGTAAAGGGGAACATATTACCTTACAAACCCAACTTCCAGCCAAATATGGGAATAACATTGATGTATCACCAGAGCGTGCAGAAAACATTAATGTCCTGCGGCGGATTAACTTAACGATCGCCGATGGGGAATTTATGGTGTTGGTTGGCCCTTCTGGTTGTGGTAAAAGTACCCTGCTGCGGTTAATCGCTGGGTTAGAGACGATGACTGGCGGCAATATTTTGGTAGGCGATCGCTTAATTAATGATCTACCTCCCAAAGAACGAGATATTGCAATGGTATTTCAAAATTACGCCCTGTATCCTCACATGACGGTGTATGATAACATTGCTTTTGGATTGCGTCGTCGGGGAAAAGAGAAAGCAGGGGGAGCAGCACTTCGGCTTCGCTCAGTGACCAGGGAGGCAGGGGAAGAAATTAGTTCTTCATCTTCCTATTTTCGGATGTGGGCTGAAAATGCATTTGTGGGAATGACGCGATCGCTTCCCAAAGGACTGCGTTATGTTTCTCCCAAAGAACGAGAGATACATCAACAAGTCAGGAATGTAGCTCATTTATTACAAATTGAAACTTTACTGAATCGCTTACCCAAACAGCTTTCTGGAGGACAAAGGCAACGAGTGGCATTAGGACGAGCGATCGCCCGCAATCCGCAAGTATTTTTGATGGATGAACCGCTTTCTAACTTGGATGCCAAACTCCGGGCAGAAACCCGCGCCCAGATTGTCAAATTGCAACGCCAATTAGGGACAACAACAATTTACGTTACCCATGACCAAACAGAAGCCATGACAATGGGCGATCGCATTGCCATTATGTCCGAAGGTCAAATTCAGCAAGTTGCCTCTCCATTAGAACTTTACAATCGTCCTGCTAATCGCTTTGTGGCAGAATTTATTGGCTCTCCGCCGATGAATTTTATACCTGTAAAATTTCATGCGCCGCTGTTAATTACCCATTCCCAATTTCGTCTCACTCTCTCAGAAAGTTGGGGAAGCGCCCTGCAAAAATATGATGGACAAACCCTCATTTTAGGTGTTCGCCCAGAACACTTAAATGTGAGTTTGCCCGCTACTAAAAATATACCAGTGCAAGTAGATTTAGTCGAGAACCTTGGTAATGATTCCTTTGTTGCCGTTAAACTGACTGAGCCGGAAAATATAGTTAATAATTTACAAGTGCGAGTACCACCAGAAAGATTAGTAAGTATTGGTGAACAACTATGGTTATCATTGAACCAAGATAAAATTCACTTTTTTGACCCACAAACTAACTTAGCAATTTTCAGTCACTAGATACTACTTAGTACTTAAAATTTGCTTTTTTATCTAATACAGTGTCAAAACTCCCAAACTAGGATTTTTGTCAAAAGCTTGGATATTTTCTACATGCGATCGCAAAATTTCTTCAATTTGTCTGGCTGAACAATTGCCATAACGAATCCAAATTACTTTCGGCGGAAATCCTCGCAAAATACTCAACTCATTAAAATCAGCATCTCTCGTTACAACAGTAAATTCATTTTGTCGGGCGTATTCCCAAACAGTTAGATCATCTGCTTGATCTAAGCTTATAAGAAAAAGATGCTGAGAGTTTGGGTACTATCAGCTAGTCGATCAATTAACCGAGGTGATAGGTTATGGTCAAATAATAACTTCATGCTTGCATTGTCAGCATTTGCCGTTCTCGATCAGCCGCATAGCTGAGGCAAGCCAAAATATCCTCTTGCGTCAAATAAGGAAAGTCATTAAATACTTCCTCATAGGTCATCCCAGAAGCAAGATAAGATAACTACATCATATACAGTAATTCGCATCCCACGAATACAAGGTTTACCACTTCGCTTTCCAGGTTCAATAGTAATAATGTTGTGATAATTTACAGCCATTTATCTTTTAATGAGAAACTTAAACCGATGATTGCCATAAGTGATATGTTCAACCAAATGTTTTTCAGGGTCAAGTTCTTCCCGTTGTCTAGCAACTTCCAACCAACCTCGAATCGCATCTTGCAGCATTTCTAATAGATGTTCGTAGCTGTTTCCTCAAGTGTGACATCCTGGCAAAGCTGGTACAGAACCACACCATACATCGTCTTCTTGCCAGATAACTGCTTTAATTTTCATTGCTAATCATCTCTACAAGATTGCGATTAGTATTTTAACGTTAAGTAGACCGCGATCGCCTGTCTGTCGCACCGAGGTTTTAAGGGAAGATAAAGGCGATCGCAAAATTAATAGAGTTGCCAACTGTATCATAGAGTTAAATGAAATTACTTGATATTCAAAGATTGAATGAACTCAAGGGCTAATTTGTTGATTCGTATTACTCAAACACCTGGTCAATGTGGTGGCCGTCCTTGTATTCGAGGCATGAGGATTCGTGTGAGTGATATTTTAGAAATGCTGGCTGAGAATGTCAGCTTTTCTGAGATTTTAGAAGATTTTCCCGATCTTGAGTTTGAAGATATCCAAGCCTGTCTATTGTTTGCAGCGCGGCGAACA contains the following coding sequences:
- a CDS encoding DUF433 domain-containing protein; this translates as MNSRANLLIRITQTPGQCGGRPCIRGMRIRVSDILEMLAENVSFSEILEDFPDLEFEDIQACLLFAARRTDFPRLTA
- a CDS encoding single-stranded DNA-binding protein, yielding MNSCVLMAEIIQEPQLRYTSDNLAITEMLVQFQNSQKSDDAPATLKVVGWGNIATEIQQNYHQGDRVILAGRLSMNTVDRQEGFKEKRAELTVQQIQVVGGNFELNSSVNTSFTETSFRQTTPAVEIPSYESQRPPVTTPATSAVGVVPPVTNPQPSKFEPTAYPPVKEEEPDPDDIPF
- a CDS encoding DUF5615 family PIN-like protein, with translation MSLDQADDLTVWEYARQNEFTVVTRDADFNELSILRGFPPKVIWIRYGNCSARQIEEILRSHVENIQAFDKNPSLGVLTLY
- a CDS encoding FAD-dependent oxidoreductase, whose translation is MTTYVTENPSQEPSVNPAHDIVDVQTTDCCIVGGGPAGAVLALLLARQGIPVMLLEAHKDFDRDFRGDTIHPSVMQIMEELGLSDRLLQLPHAKMRQVKVKTPEDTVTLADFSHLKTPYPYITMLPQVKFLEFITQEAQKYPHFQLVMGANVQELIIENGVTQGVRYRGGGGWQEVRAILTVGADGRHSRLRLLGDFESVETSPPMDILWFRLPRNPEEFEGGMGRFAPGHIVAMLDRGDEWQIAYVIPKGGYQKLRAAGLEELKKSIVEVVSELSERIENLQDWSQIAFLSVESSRVQRWYRPGLLLIGDAAHIMSPVGGVGINYAIQDAVVAANVLSKSLKNRYVQLSDLAKVQRQRELPTRIIQAFQTFIQKQIFAPVLQSNRTFQTPVLLRLPILRDFPARLIALGVFPVHVEI
- a CDS encoding ABC transporter ATP-binding protein — encoded protein: MAQVILENVYKSFPPRKGEHITLQTQLPAKYGNNIDVSPERAENINVLRRINLTIADGEFMVLVGPSGCGKSTLLRLIAGLETMTGGNILVGDRLINDLPPKERDIAMVFQNYALYPHMTVYDNIAFGLRRRGKEKAGGAALRLRSVTREAGEEISSSSSYFRMWAENAFVGMTRSLPKGLRYVSPKEREIHQQVRNVAHLLQIETLLNRLPKQLSGGQRQRVALGRAIARNPQVFLMDEPLSNLDAKLRAETRAQIVKLQRQLGTTTIYVTHDQTEAMTMGDRIAIMSEGQIQQVASPLELYNRPANRFVAEFIGSPPMNFIPVKFHAPLLITHSQFRLTLSESWGSALQKYDGQTLILGVRPEHLNVSLPATKNIPVQVDLVENLGNDSFVAVKLTEPENIVNNLQVRVPPERLVSIGEQLWLSLNQDKIHFFDPQTNLAIFSH